In the genome of Impatiens glandulifera chromosome 6, dImpGla2.1, whole genome shotgun sequence, the window ttgttatgaagtagacgataaaagtTCGTCTTTTGTCTTCTCGTTTTCaatcgatatcttattttgaggaagtagacgatggaagttCGTTTTGGGTGTTCTCAGTATTCGATAGATATTCGATTCTGAAAAAGTAGACAATGAAAGTTCATCTTGGGTCTATTCGGTATTTTGTTTTTAGTcgattgttggacttgaaaaataagacactcggtttgtggcaaacaaatgtgaagattattttgacataataaggaattgttaattctagtttccgcatatgtcaacgggtatgaacaaagattgggaagagttgTCGAATGTTTCTAGTCGCTGAAGTAGCGTAGTTACCAAATTTATttggtgttataaactctataattttatcttcttaGGGCTTTTGAATGGAAGTAgaggtataatgatttatctcgtgaatgaCTCGAAcagtgaagattgatgtgtgacTCATAACTTTTTGATGACGCGATATACGTaatggtggagattgttattcttctaagggctcttgagtGGAGTGGAGGTGAAGATTGATGGGTACGGCTCGTGTATTTCctaagggacgtgaaattcgtcaaggtggagatttataatttattcatcacatctcaataagcgcggtattcgcccaaggtggagattgttggggtttgggctcatatttaattagagtttatatattataattggcTTTGGAGTAGTAATTTAGTTTTTTGGCTTTTAATGTACtactataaatagagacattgtaacctagggttactttGACCATTATTTCATGaaatatcaatagaatggacgactctcCGAGGATGTAGACATTGTTGGCTGAACCTCGttatattttgtgttctttattattctttatcacgttatctttatatcttcttttattgtgtgtttagattagatcgtttctcaacaaatattacaaattttatataaataacttgACTAAAATAAACCATATATTCATCACACAATATTGATAATATGAGATAATAATATTGCATCcatatatataaagtttgtAATGATGTTTTATTCCAAATTGTGAGCGACATGAGATGCATATATAGATTAAAAGATTAGCAACTTTGTTCTCCTAactttttaatgtatttaaacGCTGACGCTACAACTTTGAGATAGTTGATACTTGACAAAAGTATCAACAAAGACAccattatttgaattattccCAAAGTTAATGACTGCTGGGCAAGTGACATGGATATGATAAGGTCCCCAAGTGATTGACAAAATCTTCCATCGAACTTGACCATCTATTTTCACAGCTAAACTGATGGAGCCATTTGATTGGATCTGTGCTAGGGCGGCTCCGTTGTAAGGAGCAATTGGCACGTTAAAACCATAGAGAAAAGGTGACCAAACACTGTCGCCCTTATGGCCTTGGTATGTCGGCGGAATGGATGTGAAGAAGGTGATCTGTTGGTTTTGATACACCGCATAAACACGGAAGCCTTCATAGTACGCTTCAATTCTACTGTTATGGTTATGAGCTTCCAAAGTCACCTAAATACATAGGTACCAACATTGATTAACTATgtttctttaaatatatataaacaaaaaagttATTTCTATTTTGAAGATATGTTTAATTTGAAGGCACAATTAACAGTATAATTTCATTTGCTGGTATTATAAAGTCGTCATTGATGGTGTTTCAAGGGTATGCCAAAAGTGTGGACTTTGATTTTCAACTAATTCTCACACAATTTGTGTTAAGGATATTACTTTTCCTTTTTGTTGGTGTTTCTTTTTGATAGGGTattttgatgaagaaaaaaGGATACCAATTGTTTGTAATGAATCAGATATATTGATATAAATTGGTTTTATGAGTAGATTATAGTCAGGGTTAGTTTATATATAtggtattttataattaatgacATGTTACTTTGGTTCAGGGTAATAATGAAGCTCTTTATCAGATCTCGATGATTATTAACAAATGATCATATTGGGTagtatattagatatattaattaagtgATCGATTcgatcattttataaaattaaataatatataattatgaaattgaTCTGTTATTTCTAATTAACCACCAAAgtcaattttattattcaaacattATAATCTCTCAATGATACAGAAAGAATGGGGAGATACTAGTTGCCCTAGAAGCCCATGTTCTTTTTGCAACAGTTGACAATGAGagctaagaaaataatttgaataatatcatttgtattacatttttatatgataGGATAAAGCATAATATAAAcgatattttttggaaaaagaagaatataatatgttgtagattttttttttaattttaattataaattaaccatTTATCAATGAATTATGATTGTGTACTAAACAAAactttttgataaattttgatataatatattacagTAATGATCAAGTGAGGAtgcaaacaaataaatattacaaaaatttctagtcaaattgacaaaaaaaaatataaataaaaaaataaaacactttaaaCCATTTCTATACCCTTCTTAATAAGAGGCTAAGTTGTCACTTTAGACCCTTGAAAGCATAAAGGAACACATGTGTAAGTACCTTAAACAACGGAATTAAATTACCCAATTACAAACTGACAACTTAGGAAACATAGAAACATTAACTCATTAGCCAAATTTTAAAATGGAACTCTTTGTGAATtaggattttgatttttttttttttaattcaaaattaaactcattattattaaaattatacaaaaacaaatgattaacttattatttacgtaacatttataagtaaataaaagattaatgtaactaatttaactatcgaattccagtgaATTTAGGGTTTGACTACCAATTCATTCAAATTCAGTACTCATAACCCTTAATTTGCTAAAACTtggtaatatattttatttagttattataaaaccatgtaaataataagttatttgcGTTTAAAATCGTTAAGACAAaactttattttgtataattttaacgataaaaaatttaaattagaaaaaaaaatgtcaaaatccAATTGACTCTAACTAAGGTCTCAATTTCACCATTGGACCTAATACTTGTATCATGGTTCTCAtagttttgttttgaaatttaacataattttcaagAGAAtgataaatatacaaatatagtCTTAGGTATATCGTGATGATAGATTAATGCCATTGAGTGGGATTATTacattatttctcatattttattcttgtcatttgtttttattttactttttctgtttttattttatctgtAATCAATCTACAAAggattagataatatatatatatatataatgtttagaGGTTTGTGTTGCATAATAATTTCTttggatttatatatatatatacatatatctctTAACAATACGATCTAGAATTGattaacaataatttctaatattaacagtctttaattaaattttatttttctttatccaAATATCCACATGATTGACATATgatatttggatttttaaaaaaaaaatatagagcCACCAATCCTcaatctctaattttttttaataaataatgtcTCTACTATCACATATTTGGGACTTTATACATAATCTATTTTTAGGTGGTCAATCGAGTCCTATTTTATAACTATcctttaaaaaatgtaaattttatcTTTGAGTTATAATTAGGTGAAATCGTGTATGTCGTCCCTAGAGTTCAAGTTTAGaactaaaataattgttttagttATTGGaccacaaatatatatttttttaactggACATA includes:
- the LOC124943578 gene encoding NDR1/HIN1-like protein 1, whose translation is MSSGECEHHHKSWRKKLFKPKKLYAAIVSLCMMCGMIVMILALLLRPKKPSFLLQDATVFAFAVSSTNLLNASFQVTLEAHNHNSRIEAYYEGFRVYAVYQNQQITFFTSIPPTYQGHKGDSVWSPFLYGFNVPIAPYNGAALAQIQSNGSISLAVKIDGQVRWKILSITWGPYHIHVTCPAVINFGNNSNNGVFVDTFVKYQLSQSCSVSV